One region of Syngnathus scovelli strain Florida chromosome 15, RoL_Ssco_1.2, whole genome shotgun sequence genomic DNA includes:
- the supt20 gene encoding transcription factor SPT20 homolog isoform X1: protein MNPRFRRQPGGQHRLLSPCSWRLTTMQQVLEYALDRAEYIVESARQRPARKRLSSGGRKSLYQKLHELYIEECEKEPELKNFRRNVKLLDKLLSQESVSCLVVNLYAGNDGYSLMLRGKNGSDSETIRLPYEEGELLEYLDAEELPPVLVDLLEKSQVNIFHCGCVLVEVRDYRQCATTKMPSYQSRHVLLRPTMQTLVCDVHAVTSEHHKWTQDDKLQLESQLILATAEPLCLDPSISVTCAANRLLYNKQKMNTRAMKRCFKRHSRAALNRQQELSQLPIPHQLRLYDYLQKRKERKAAPAVDLKISKIGNCVDMWRRNSCQLSVPKEIDVEKYAVVEKSLQLEDTQPPIVIWPAEERVDDYTFECEVGGQAPRTKVSIVQSPGDPLVYGKIYCAKDGEDGADLKLTHPPFLIGSKMDAERFLAQYKCVYERDVKCQVKMSHNSGSLAPAPPSPCKDEGDGFSPLIQASVLGKGPKHRPQPIKLPLGSGGGGSSGNPFGSQSASGLHKCPTPPPTAKGQPLSRKHSMELGQVGLLSPASLSPMSATQRSGTPTNTPCSTPHPADSAAPPEAPAQPALLAPFAQQQLALSQPLPVMSIPMPTAGITTGTASSPVMANPAGLNFINVVGSVCNPQTLMSGSNPMLGPGLNLSKILPSGSLVPSMQTTAQTGSHFGLNSSAGLRPLNVLQIPSGPLIFNPVQQQQQLSQFSPQSQSATSSPQQQGEPGDQGADASLANQQTAVINLGVSGFMSPQAAVLSQLGCGLDGSGPPLPSPRLQQQHQPQIQLQFLQHQMQQQQMAMAAAAPQGAAGGPQHTASQARSRRKRSTPQPLPKARQPETLPPATPRRE from the exons A TGAATCCTCGCTTTAGGAGGCAGCCAGGCGGGCAGCATCGTCTACTGTCACCTTGTAGCTGGCGGCTCACCACAATG CAACAAGTTTTGGAATATGCATTAGATCGAGCTGAG TACATTGTGGAAAGCGCTCGCCAGCGTCCCGCCAGGAAGCGTCTTTCATCCGGCGGCAGGAAGAGTTTGTACCAGAAGCTCCATGAGCTCTACATCGAAGAATGCGAGAAGGAGCCAGAGCTGAAG AATTTCAGGAGGAACGTGAAGCTGCTGGACAAGTTGCTGTCTCAGGAGTCTGTGTCGTGTCTGGTGGTCAACTTGTACGCGGGCAACGACGGCTACTCGCTCATGCTCAGGGGCAAGAATGGAtcgg ATTCCGAAACGATCCGACTGCCGTATGAAGAAGGAGAGCTGCTGGAGTACCTGGATGCCGAAGAGCTGCCGCCCGTTCTTGTTGACCTGCTGGAGAAGTCGCAG GTGAACATCTTCCACTGCGGCTGTGTCCTGGTGGAGGTGCGAGACTACAGGCAGTGTGCCACCACCAAGATGccctcctaccagagcaggcacGTGCTGCTCAGGCCCACCATGCAGACTCTGGTTTGCGACGTTCACGCCGTGACCAGCGAGCACCACAAGTGGACGCAG GACGACAAGTTGCAGCTGGAGAGCCAGCTGATCTTGGCCACGGCCGAGCCTCTGTGCCTGGACCCCTCCATCTCCGTCACCTGCGCCGCCAACCGTCTGCTCTACAATAAGCAAAAAATGAACACTCGCGCCATGAAACG GTGCTTCAAGAGACACTCTCGAGCGGCGCTGAACCGCCAGCAGGAGCTGTCGCAGCTGCCCATTCCGCACCAGCTGCGCCTCTACGACTACCTGCAGAAGAGGAAAGAGAGGAAAGCCGCGCCCGCCGTCGACCTGAAGATCTCCAAGATCGGAAAT TGCGTGGACATGTGGAGACGGAACAGCTGCCAGCTGAGCGTTCCCAAAGAAATCGAC GTGGAAAAGTACGCCGTGGTGGAGAAGTCGCTGCAGTTGGAAGATACTCAGCCCCCCATCGTCATCTGGCCCGCTGAG GAGCGGGTGGACGACTACACCTTTGAATGCGAGGTGGGCGGTCAGGCCCCGAGGACCAAGGTGTCCATCGTCCAGTCGCCGGGTGACCCGCTGGTGTACGGCAAGATCTACTGCGCCAAAGACGGCGAGGACGGCGCCGACCTGAAGCTCACGCATCCGCC gttCCTTATTGGCTCTAAAATGGACGCCGAGCG GTTCCTCGCCCAGTACAAATGCGTGTACGAGCGAGACGTCAAGTGTCAGGTCAAGATGTCCCACAACTCAGGCAGCCTGGCTCCggcacccccctccccctgcaAGGATGAG GGCGACGGCTTTTCTCCGCTGATCCAAGCGTCCGTGTTGGGCAAAGGGCCGAAGCACCGGCCGCAGCCCATCAAACTGCCGCTGGGATCGGGCGGCGGCGGCTCCTCAG GAAATCCGTTCGGCTCCCAAAGCGCAAGTGGTCTTCACAAGTGTCCTACACCACCGCCCACCGCCAAAGGCCAGCCTCTGAGCAGGAAGCACTCCATGGAGCTGGGGCAGGTGGGCCtgctgtcccccgcctccctttCGCCCATGAGCGCCACGCAAA GATCAGGCACCCCCACCAACACGCCGTGCTCGACACCGCACCCCGCCGACTCGGCCGCCCCGCCAGAGGCGCCGGCGCAGCCCGCCCTGCTGGCACCGTTCGCCCAGCAACAGCTGGCCCTCAGCCAGCCGCTGCCCGTCATGAGTATCCCCATGCCCACGGCGGGCATCACCACCGGCACCGCCTCCTCGCCCGTCATGGCCAACCCGGCCGGCCTCAACTTCATCAACGTTGTCGGCTCTGTCTG CAACCCGCAGACGCTAATGAGCGGCTCCAACCCCATGCTCGGTCCCGGACTCAACCTGAGCAAGATCCTGCCGTCCGGAAGCCTCGTGCCCTCCATGCAGACCACCGCGCAGACCG GGAGTCATTTTGGCCTGAATAGTAGCGCTGGGCTGCGACCGCTCAACGTGCTCCAG ATCCCGAGCGGTCCGCTCATCTTCAACCccgtgcagcagcagcagcagctgtcgCAGTTCTCCCCGCAGAGCCAGTCGGCCACTTCCAGCCCTCAGCAGCAGGGGGAGCCG GGCGATCAGGGCGCAGACGCCAGTTTGGCCAACCAGCAAACGGCCGTCATCAACTTGGGCGTGAGCGGCTTCATGTCTCCGCAGGCGGCAg TGCTGTCCCAGTTGGGCTGTGGGCTGGACGGGTCTGGGCCCCCACTGCCTTCTCCAAGGcttcagcagcagcaccagcctCAGATCCAA TTGCAATTCTTGCAGCACcaaatgcagcagcagcaaatggcTATGGCGGCAGCGGCCCCCCAGGGGGCGGCGGGGGGCCCGCAGCATACCGCCAGCCAAGCAAGAAgtaggaggaagaggagcacgCCGCAGCCCCTCCCCAAAGCGCGCCAGCCGGAAACGTTGCCCCCCGCCACGCCGAGACGCGAATGA
- the supt20 gene encoding transcription factor SPT20 homolog isoform X4: MNPRFRRQPGGQHRLLSPCSWRLTTMQQVLEYALDRAEYIVESARQRPARKRLSSGGRKSLYQKLHELYIEECEKEPELKNFRRNVKLLDKLLSQESVSCLVVNLYAGNDGYSLMLRGKNGSDSETIRLPYEEGELLEYLDAEELPPVLVDLLEKSQVNIFHCGCVLVEVRDYRQCATTKMPSYQSRHVLLRPTMQTLVCDVHAVTSEHHKWTQDDKLQLESQLILATAEPLCLDPSISVTCAANRLLYNKQKMNTRAMKRCFKRHSRAALNRQQELSQLPIPHQLRLYDYLQKRKERKAAPAVDLKISKIGNCVDMWRRNSCQLSVPKEIDVEKYAVVEKSLQLEDTQPPIVIWPAEERVDDYTFECEVGGQAPRTKVSIVQSPGDPLVYGKIYCAKDGEDGADLKLTHPPFLIGSKMDAERFLAQYKCVYERDVKCQVKMSHNSGSLAPAPPSPCKDEGDGFSPLIQASVLGKGPKHRPQPIKLPLGSGGGGSSGNPFGSQSASGLHKCPTPPPTAKGQPLSRKHSMELGQVGLLSPASLSPMSATQRSGTPTNTPCSTPHPADSAAPPEAPAQPALLAPFAQQQLALSQPLPVMSIPMPTAGITTGTASSPVMANPAGLNFINVVGSVCNPQTLMSGSNPMLGPGLNLSKILPSGSLVPSMQTTAQTGSHFGLNSSAGLRPLNVLQIPSGPLIFNPVQQQQQLSQFSPQSQSATSSPQQQGEPGADASLANQQTAVINLGVSGFMSPQAAVAILAAPNAAAANGYGGSGPPGGGGGPAAYRQPSKK; encoded by the exons A TGAATCCTCGCTTTAGGAGGCAGCCAGGCGGGCAGCATCGTCTACTGTCACCTTGTAGCTGGCGGCTCACCACAATG CAACAAGTTTTGGAATATGCATTAGATCGAGCTGAG TACATTGTGGAAAGCGCTCGCCAGCGTCCCGCCAGGAAGCGTCTTTCATCCGGCGGCAGGAAGAGTTTGTACCAGAAGCTCCATGAGCTCTACATCGAAGAATGCGAGAAGGAGCCAGAGCTGAAG AATTTCAGGAGGAACGTGAAGCTGCTGGACAAGTTGCTGTCTCAGGAGTCTGTGTCGTGTCTGGTGGTCAACTTGTACGCGGGCAACGACGGCTACTCGCTCATGCTCAGGGGCAAGAATGGAtcgg ATTCCGAAACGATCCGACTGCCGTATGAAGAAGGAGAGCTGCTGGAGTACCTGGATGCCGAAGAGCTGCCGCCCGTTCTTGTTGACCTGCTGGAGAAGTCGCAG GTGAACATCTTCCACTGCGGCTGTGTCCTGGTGGAGGTGCGAGACTACAGGCAGTGTGCCACCACCAAGATGccctcctaccagagcaggcacGTGCTGCTCAGGCCCACCATGCAGACTCTGGTTTGCGACGTTCACGCCGTGACCAGCGAGCACCACAAGTGGACGCAG GACGACAAGTTGCAGCTGGAGAGCCAGCTGATCTTGGCCACGGCCGAGCCTCTGTGCCTGGACCCCTCCATCTCCGTCACCTGCGCCGCCAACCGTCTGCTCTACAATAAGCAAAAAATGAACACTCGCGCCATGAAACG GTGCTTCAAGAGACACTCTCGAGCGGCGCTGAACCGCCAGCAGGAGCTGTCGCAGCTGCCCATTCCGCACCAGCTGCGCCTCTACGACTACCTGCAGAAGAGGAAAGAGAGGAAAGCCGCGCCCGCCGTCGACCTGAAGATCTCCAAGATCGGAAAT TGCGTGGACATGTGGAGACGGAACAGCTGCCAGCTGAGCGTTCCCAAAGAAATCGAC GTGGAAAAGTACGCCGTGGTGGAGAAGTCGCTGCAGTTGGAAGATACTCAGCCCCCCATCGTCATCTGGCCCGCTGAG GAGCGGGTGGACGACTACACCTTTGAATGCGAGGTGGGCGGTCAGGCCCCGAGGACCAAGGTGTCCATCGTCCAGTCGCCGGGTGACCCGCTGGTGTACGGCAAGATCTACTGCGCCAAAGACGGCGAGGACGGCGCCGACCTGAAGCTCACGCATCCGCC gttCCTTATTGGCTCTAAAATGGACGCCGAGCG GTTCCTCGCCCAGTACAAATGCGTGTACGAGCGAGACGTCAAGTGTCAGGTCAAGATGTCCCACAACTCAGGCAGCCTGGCTCCggcacccccctccccctgcaAGGATGAG GGCGACGGCTTTTCTCCGCTGATCCAAGCGTCCGTGTTGGGCAAAGGGCCGAAGCACCGGCCGCAGCCCATCAAACTGCCGCTGGGATCGGGCGGCGGCGGCTCCTCAG GAAATCCGTTCGGCTCCCAAAGCGCAAGTGGTCTTCACAAGTGTCCTACACCACCGCCCACCGCCAAAGGCCAGCCTCTGAGCAGGAAGCACTCCATGGAGCTGGGGCAGGTGGGCCtgctgtcccccgcctccctttCGCCCATGAGCGCCACGCAAA GATCAGGCACCCCCACCAACACGCCGTGCTCGACACCGCACCCCGCCGACTCGGCCGCCCCGCCAGAGGCGCCGGCGCAGCCCGCCCTGCTGGCACCGTTCGCCCAGCAACAGCTGGCCCTCAGCCAGCCGCTGCCCGTCATGAGTATCCCCATGCCCACGGCGGGCATCACCACCGGCACCGCCTCCTCGCCCGTCATGGCCAACCCGGCCGGCCTCAACTTCATCAACGTTGTCGGCTCTGTCTG CAACCCGCAGACGCTAATGAGCGGCTCCAACCCCATGCTCGGTCCCGGACTCAACCTGAGCAAGATCCTGCCGTCCGGAAGCCTCGTGCCCTCCATGCAGACCACCGCGCAGACCG GGAGTCATTTTGGCCTGAATAGTAGCGCTGGGCTGCGACCGCTCAACGTGCTCCAG ATCCCGAGCGGTCCGCTCATCTTCAACCccgtgcagcagcagcagcagctgtcgCAGTTCTCCCCGCAGAGCCAGTCGGCCACTTCCAGCCCTCAGCAGCAGGGGGAGCCG GGCGCAGACGCCAGTTTGGCCAACCAGCAAACGGCCGTCATCAACTTGGGCGTGAGCGGCTTCATGTCTCCGCAGGCGGCAg TTGCAATTCTTGCAGCACcaaatgcagcagcagcaaatggcTATGGCGGCAGCGGCCCCCCAGGGGGCGGCGGGGGGCCCGCAGCATACCGCCAGCCAAGCAAGAAgtag
- the supt20 gene encoding transcription factor SPT20 homolog isoform X2, which yields MNPRFRRQPGGQHRLLSPCSWRLTTMQQVLEYALDRAEYIVESARQRPARKRLSSGGRKSLYQKLHELYIEECEKEPELKNFRRNVKLLDKLLSQESVSCLVVNLYAGNDGYSLMLRGKNGSDSETIRLPYEEGELLEYLDAEELPPVLVDLLEKSQVNIFHCGCVLVEVRDYRQCATTKMPSYQSRHVLLRPTMQTLVCDVHAVTSEHHKWTQDDKLQLESQLILATAEPLCLDPSISVTCAANRLLYNKQKMNTRAMKRCFKRHSRAALNRQQELSQLPIPHQLRLYDYLQKRKERKAAPAVDLKISKIGNCVDMWRRNSCQLSVPKEIDVEKYAVVEKSLQLEDTQPPIVIWPAEERVDDYTFECEVGGQAPRTKVSIVQSPGDPLVYGKIYCAKDGEDGADLKLTHPPFLIGSKMDAERFLAQYKCVYERDVKCQVKMSHNSGSLAPAPPSPCKDEGDGFSPLIQASVLGKGPKHRPQPIKLPLGSGGGGSSGNPFGSQSASGLHKCPTPPPTAKGQPLSRKHSMELGQVGLLSPASLSPMSATQRSGTPTNTPCSTPHPADSAAPPEAPAQPALLAPFAQQQLALSQPLPVMSIPMPTAGITTGTASSPVMANPAGLNFINVVGSVCNPQTLMSGSNPMLGPGLNLSKILPSGSLVPSMQTTAQTGSHFGLNSSAGLRPLNVLQIPSGPLIFNPVQQQQQLSQFSPQSQSATSSPQQQGEPGADASLANQQTAVINLGVSGFMSPQAAVLSQLGCGLDGSGPPLPSPRLQQQHQPQIQLQFLQHQMQQQQMAMAAAAPQGAAGGPQHTASQARSRRKRSTPQPLPKARQPETLPPATPRRE from the exons A TGAATCCTCGCTTTAGGAGGCAGCCAGGCGGGCAGCATCGTCTACTGTCACCTTGTAGCTGGCGGCTCACCACAATG CAACAAGTTTTGGAATATGCATTAGATCGAGCTGAG TACATTGTGGAAAGCGCTCGCCAGCGTCCCGCCAGGAAGCGTCTTTCATCCGGCGGCAGGAAGAGTTTGTACCAGAAGCTCCATGAGCTCTACATCGAAGAATGCGAGAAGGAGCCAGAGCTGAAG AATTTCAGGAGGAACGTGAAGCTGCTGGACAAGTTGCTGTCTCAGGAGTCTGTGTCGTGTCTGGTGGTCAACTTGTACGCGGGCAACGACGGCTACTCGCTCATGCTCAGGGGCAAGAATGGAtcgg ATTCCGAAACGATCCGACTGCCGTATGAAGAAGGAGAGCTGCTGGAGTACCTGGATGCCGAAGAGCTGCCGCCCGTTCTTGTTGACCTGCTGGAGAAGTCGCAG GTGAACATCTTCCACTGCGGCTGTGTCCTGGTGGAGGTGCGAGACTACAGGCAGTGTGCCACCACCAAGATGccctcctaccagagcaggcacGTGCTGCTCAGGCCCACCATGCAGACTCTGGTTTGCGACGTTCACGCCGTGACCAGCGAGCACCACAAGTGGACGCAG GACGACAAGTTGCAGCTGGAGAGCCAGCTGATCTTGGCCACGGCCGAGCCTCTGTGCCTGGACCCCTCCATCTCCGTCACCTGCGCCGCCAACCGTCTGCTCTACAATAAGCAAAAAATGAACACTCGCGCCATGAAACG GTGCTTCAAGAGACACTCTCGAGCGGCGCTGAACCGCCAGCAGGAGCTGTCGCAGCTGCCCATTCCGCACCAGCTGCGCCTCTACGACTACCTGCAGAAGAGGAAAGAGAGGAAAGCCGCGCCCGCCGTCGACCTGAAGATCTCCAAGATCGGAAAT TGCGTGGACATGTGGAGACGGAACAGCTGCCAGCTGAGCGTTCCCAAAGAAATCGAC GTGGAAAAGTACGCCGTGGTGGAGAAGTCGCTGCAGTTGGAAGATACTCAGCCCCCCATCGTCATCTGGCCCGCTGAG GAGCGGGTGGACGACTACACCTTTGAATGCGAGGTGGGCGGTCAGGCCCCGAGGACCAAGGTGTCCATCGTCCAGTCGCCGGGTGACCCGCTGGTGTACGGCAAGATCTACTGCGCCAAAGACGGCGAGGACGGCGCCGACCTGAAGCTCACGCATCCGCC gttCCTTATTGGCTCTAAAATGGACGCCGAGCG GTTCCTCGCCCAGTACAAATGCGTGTACGAGCGAGACGTCAAGTGTCAGGTCAAGATGTCCCACAACTCAGGCAGCCTGGCTCCggcacccccctccccctgcaAGGATGAG GGCGACGGCTTTTCTCCGCTGATCCAAGCGTCCGTGTTGGGCAAAGGGCCGAAGCACCGGCCGCAGCCCATCAAACTGCCGCTGGGATCGGGCGGCGGCGGCTCCTCAG GAAATCCGTTCGGCTCCCAAAGCGCAAGTGGTCTTCACAAGTGTCCTACACCACCGCCCACCGCCAAAGGCCAGCCTCTGAGCAGGAAGCACTCCATGGAGCTGGGGCAGGTGGGCCtgctgtcccccgcctccctttCGCCCATGAGCGCCACGCAAA GATCAGGCACCCCCACCAACACGCCGTGCTCGACACCGCACCCCGCCGACTCGGCCGCCCCGCCAGAGGCGCCGGCGCAGCCCGCCCTGCTGGCACCGTTCGCCCAGCAACAGCTGGCCCTCAGCCAGCCGCTGCCCGTCATGAGTATCCCCATGCCCACGGCGGGCATCACCACCGGCACCGCCTCCTCGCCCGTCATGGCCAACCCGGCCGGCCTCAACTTCATCAACGTTGTCGGCTCTGTCTG CAACCCGCAGACGCTAATGAGCGGCTCCAACCCCATGCTCGGTCCCGGACTCAACCTGAGCAAGATCCTGCCGTCCGGAAGCCTCGTGCCCTCCATGCAGACCACCGCGCAGACCG GGAGTCATTTTGGCCTGAATAGTAGCGCTGGGCTGCGACCGCTCAACGTGCTCCAG ATCCCGAGCGGTCCGCTCATCTTCAACCccgtgcagcagcagcagcagctgtcgCAGTTCTCCCCGCAGAGCCAGTCGGCCACTTCCAGCCCTCAGCAGCAGGGGGAGCCG GGCGCAGACGCCAGTTTGGCCAACCAGCAAACGGCCGTCATCAACTTGGGCGTGAGCGGCTTCATGTCTCCGCAGGCGGCAg TGCTGTCCCAGTTGGGCTGTGGGCTGGACGGGTCTGGGCCCCCACTGCCTTCTCCAAGGcttcagcagcagcaccagcctCAGATCCAA TTGCAATTCTTGCAGCACcaaatgcagcagcagcaaatggcTATGGCGGCAGCGGCCCCCCAGGGGGCGGCGGGGGGCCCGCAGCATACCGCCAGCCAAGCAAGAAgtaggaggaagaggagcacgCCGCAGCCCCTCCCCAAAGCGCGCCAGCCGGAAACGTTGCCCCCCGCCACGCCGAGACGCGAATGA
- the exosc8 gene encoding exosome complex component RRP43, translating to MAAGFKTAEPLEYHRSFLKENCRPDGRELSEFRTTSINIGSISTADGSALVKMGNTTVICGVKAKLANPLVEAPGKGFIVPNVDLPPLCSSQFRPGPPGEQAQAASQFMADIIESSEVLHTEDLCIERAKLCWSLYCDLMCLDYDGNLLDACSLALLAALKNTALPEVSINGETGVPQVDLEKRCGLKIGSHPVATSFCAFDDSVLADPTADEEQLATSRLTVVTDEEGRLCSMHKPGGTPLSGEKLRELIGRATARQKELHKLIDKVIKSIT from the exons ATGGCGGCTGGATTTAA GACGGCTGAACCTCTGGAGTACCACCGCAGCTTTCTG AAAGAAAACTGTCGACCGGATGGACGTGAACTGTCAGAATTCCGAACCACGTCGATCAACATTG GGTCCATCAGCACAGCAGATGgctcagcgctggtcaagatgggCAACACCACCGTCATCTGTGGGGTCAAAGCG AAGCTGGCAAACCCATTAGTCGAGGCGCCGGGGAAAGGTTTCATAG TGCCCAACGTGGACCTGCCGCCTCTGTGCTCCTCACAGTTCCGACCCGGACCACCGGGGGAGCAGGCCCAGGCCGCCAGTCAGTTCATGGCCGACATCATTGAGAG CTCGGAAGTGTTACATACGGAAGATTTGTGCATCGAACGAGCCAAG ctgtgcTGGTCGTTGTACTGCGACCTGATGTGTCTGGACTACGACGGCAACTTGTTGGACGCGTGCTCACTTGCCTTGCTGGCCGCCCTGAAGAACA CCGCGCTCCCCGAGGTCTCCATCAACGGCGAGACTGGCGTGCCTCAGGTGGACTTGGAAAAGCGATGTGGGTTGAAGATCGGCAGCCATCCCGTGGCCACCTCCTTCTGCGCCTTTGATGA CTCCGTCTTGGCGGATCCCACGGCTGACGAGGAGCAACTGGCCACCTCTCGCCTCACTGTGGTGACGGACGAGGAAGGACGCCTGTGCTCCATGCACAAACCGG gtgggaCGCCTTTGTCTGGGGAGAAGCTCCGAGAGTTGATCGGCCGAGCGACAGCGCGGCAGAAAGAACTCCACAAACTCATCGACAAAGTCATCAAAAGCATCACATAA
- the supt20 gene encoding transcription factor SPT20 homolog isoform X3: MNPRFRRQPGGQHRLLSPCSWRLTTMQQVLEYALDRAEYIVESARQRPARKRLSSGGRKSLYQKLHELYIEECEKEPELKNFRRNVKLLDKLLSQESVSCLVVNLYAGNDGYSLMLRGKNGSDSETIRLPYEEGELLEYLDAEELPPVLVDLLEKSQVNIFHCGCVLVEVRDYRQCATTKMPSYQSRHVLLRPTMQTLVCDVHAVTSEHHKWTQDDKLQLESQLILATAEPLCLDPSISVTCAANRLLYNKQKMNTRAMKRCFKRHSRAALNRQQELSQLPIPHQLRLYDYLQKRKERKAAPAVDLKISKIGNCVDMWRRNSCQLSVPKEIDVEKYAVVEKSLQLEDTQPPIVIWPAEERVDDYTFECEVGGQAPRTKVSIVQSPGDPLVYGKIYCAKDGEDGADLKLTHPPFLIGSKMDAERFLAQYKCVYERDVKCQVKMSHNSGSLAPAPPSPCKDEGDGFSPLIQASVLGKGPKHRPQPIKLPLGSGGGGSSGNPFGSQSASGLHKCPTPPPTAKGQPLSRKHSMELGQVGLLSPASLSPMSATQRSGTPTNTPCSTPHPADSAAPPEAPAQPALLAPFAQQQLALSQPLPVMSIPMPTAGITTGTASSPVMANPAGLNFINVVGSVCNPQTLMSGSNPMLGPGLNLSKILPSGSLVPSMQTTAQTGSHFGLNSSAGLRPLNVLQIPSGPLIFNPVQQQQQLSQFSPQSQSATSSPQQQGEPGDQGADASLANQQTAVINLGVSGFMSPQAAVAILAAPNAAAANGYGGSGPPGGGGGPAAYRQPSKK; this comes from the exons A TGAATCCTCGCTTTAGGAGGCAGCCAGGCGGGCAGCATCGTCTACTGTCACCTTGTAGCTGGCGGCTCACCACAATG CAACAAGTTTTGGAATATGCATTAGATCGAGCTGAG TACATTGTGGAAAGCGCTCGCCAGCGTCCCGCCAGGAAGCGTCTTTCATCCGGCGGCAGGAAGAGTTTGTACCAGAAGCTCCATGAGCTCTACATCGAAGAATGCGAGAAGGAGCCAGAGCTGAAG AATTTCAGGAGGAACGTGAAGCTGCTGGACAAGTTGCTGTCTCAGGAGTCTGTGTCGTGTCTGGTGGTCAACTTGTACGCGGGCAACGACGGCTACTCGCTCATGCTCAGGGGCAAGAATGGAtcgg ATTCCGAAACGATCCGACTGCCGTATGAAGAAGGAGAGCTGCTGGAGTACCTGGATGCCGAAGAGCTGCCGCCCGTTCTTGTTGACCTGCTGGAGAAGTCGCAG GTGAACATCTTCCACTGCGGCTGTGTCCTGGTGGAGGTGCGAGACTACAGGCAGTGTGCCACCACCAAGATGccctcctaccagagcaggcacGTGCTGCTCAGGCCCACCATGCAGACTCTGGTTTGCGACGTTCACGCCGTGACCAGCGAGCACCACAAGTGGACGCAG GACGACAAGTTGCAGCTGGAGAGCCAGCTGATCTTGGCCACGGCCGAGCCTCTGTGCCTGGACCCCTCCATCTCCGTCACCTGCGCCGCCAACCGTCTGCTCTACAATAAGCAAAAAATGAACACTCGCGCCATGAAACG GTGCTTCAAGAGACACTCTCGAGCGGCGCTGAACCGCCAGCAGGAGCTGTCGCAGCTGCCCATTCCGCACCAGCTGCGCCTCTACGACTACCTGCAGAAGAGGAAAGAGAGGAAAGCCGCGCCCGCCGTCGACCTGAAGATCTCCAAGATCGGAAAT TGCGTGGACATGTGGAGACGGAACAGCTGCCAGCTGAGCGTTCCCAAAGAAATCGAC GTGGAAAAGTACGCCGTGGTGGAGAAGTCGCTGCAGTTGGAAGATACTCAGCCCCCCATCGTCATCTGGCCCGCTGAG GAGCGGGTGGACGACTACACCTTTGAATGCGAGGTGGGCGGTCAGGCCCCGAGGACCAAGGTGTCCATCGTCCAGTCGCCGGGTGACCCGCTGGTGTACGGCAAGATCTACTGCGCCAAAGACGGCGAGGACGGCGCCGACCTGAAGCTCACGCATCCGCC gttCCTTATTGGCTCTAAAATGGACGCCGAGCG GTTCCTCGCCCAGTACAAATGCGTGTACGAGCGAGACGTCAAGTGTCAGGTCAAGATGTCCCACAACTCAGGCAGCCTGGCTCCggcacccccctccccctgcaAGGATGAG GGCGACGGCTTTTCTCCGCTGATCCAAGCGTCCGTGTTGGGCAAAGGGCCGAAGCACCGGCCGCAGCCCATCAAACTGCCGCTGGGATCGGGCGGCGGCGGCTCCTCAG GAAATCCGTTCGGCTCCCAAAGCGCAAGTGGTCTTCACAAGTGTCCTACACCACCGCCCACCGCCAAAGGCCAGCCTCTGAGCAGGAAGCACTCCATGGAGCTGGGGCAGGTGGGCCtgctgtcccccgcctccctttCGCCCATGAGCGCCACGCAAA GATCAGGCACCCCCACCAACACGCCGTGCTCGACACCGCACCCCGCCGACTCGGCCGCCCCGCCAGAGGCGCCGGCGCAGCCCGCCCTGCTGGCACCGTTCGCCCAGCAACAGCTGGCCCTCAGCCAGCCGCTGCCCGTCATGAGTATCCCCATGCCCACGGCGGGCATCACCACCGGCACCGCCTCCTCGCCCGTCATGGCCAACCCGGCCGGCCTCAACTTCATCAACGTTGTCGGCTCTGTCTG CAACCCGCAGACGCTAATGAGCGGCTCCAACCCCATGCTCGGTCCCGGACTCAACCTGAGCAAGATCCTGCCGTCCGGAAGCCTCGTGCCCTCCATGCAGACCACCGCGCAGACCG GGAGTCATTTTGGCCTGAATAGTAGCGCTGGGCTGCGACCGCTCAACGTGCTCCAG ATCCCGAGCGGTCCGCTCATCTTCAACCccgtgcagcagcagcagcagctgtcgCAGTTCTCCCCGCAGAGCCAGTCGGCCACTTCCAGCCCTCAGCAGCAGGGGGAGCCG GGCGATCAGGGCGCAGACGCCAGTTTGGCCAACCAGCAAACGGCCGTCATCAACTTGGGCGTGAGCGGCTTCATGTCTCCGCAGGCGGCAg TTGCAATTCTTGCAGCACcaaatgcagcagcagcaaatggcTATGGCGGCAGCGGCCCCCCAGGGGGCGGCGGGGGGCCCGCAGCATACCGCCAGCCAAGCAAGAAgtag